One Hermetia illucens chromosome 4, iHerIll2.2.curated.20191125, whole genome shotgun sequence DNA segment encodes these proteins:
- the LOC119655158 gene encoding uncharacterized protein LOC119655158 encodes MTRWKSVLLVTSNAEGALSEQFSCVKTCRTSDPLNLTPNSIFNRIKTQKHRNDPRDSPHRKITIKPAQTESSQKLVARLSVQVQNGFPPPYFQQIEKSWRGRGLVRPQRCFFKPFPYKPVIIDNALYNYINA; translated from the coding sequence ATGACCCGCTGGAAGAGTGTCCTACTAGTGACCAGCAACGCGGAAGGTGCACTAAGTGAACAATTTTCATGCGTAAAGACTTGCCGGACTAGCGACCCTTTAAATCTAACGCCTAACTCGATTTTTAATAGAATTAAGACCCAAAAACATAGAAATGATCCTAGAGACAGCCCCCATCGCAAAATTACCATAAAACCCGCTCAAACGGAAAGTTCTCAAAAACTGGTGGCCAGATTATCTGTACAAGTGCAGAACGGATTTCCGCCTCCTTACTTCCAGCAAATTGAGAAAAGCTGGCGGGGGCGGGGGTTGGTGAGACCGCAGCGGTGCTTTTTCAAACCTTTTCCATACAAGCCAGTAATCATTGACAACGCGCTCTATAACTACATCAATGC